A single genomic interval of Bacillus sp. es.036 harbors:
- a CDS encoding putative holin-like toxin produces the protein MMSTFEALVLMISFASLVVTIITVSSNKKK, from the coding sequence ATGATGAGCACATTTGAGGCGCTTGTTTTGATGATTAGTTTTGCTTCTCTCGTGGTCACAATTATTACGGTTTCTAGTAATAAAAAGAAGTAA
- a CDS encoding YhdT family protein, with product MEQHDKMPKDDPRYRIANREALIGVVLVIINFILWYGFAYGFGSKPVEDYHYIWGLPAWFFYSCVLGTGIVIVLVVLAVVFLFKEVPFDEEEGE from the coding sequence ATGGAGCAACACGATAAGATGCCAAAAGATGATCCACGCTATCGAATCGCCAATCGTGAAGCGCTCATCGGCGTCGTTCTTGTTATCATTAATTTTATTTTATGGTATGGGTTTGCTTACGGTTTTGGATCAAAACCAGTAGAAGACTATCATTATATATGGGGGCTGCCAGCGTGGTTTTTCTACAGCTGTGTGCTCGGAACGGGGATTGTGATTGTCCTCGTGGTTTTGGCGGTTGTCTTCTTGTTTAAAGAAGTTCCGTTTGATGAGGAGGAAGGCGAATGA
- a CDS encoding M20 family metallo-hydrolase, producing the protein MGINRDRLQSHLEELAKIGKIGETGVCRLAHSKEDRKAVEVVKGWMEAAGLEARIDGFGNLIGRIDGSEKDKPILMLGSHIDSQPYGGRFDGTAGALGAIEVVHTMKDNGITPKRTIEVICFSDEEGSRFNKGVFGVRALAGLLEEGELERKDKNGMTRKEALKEFGVEPDLTESPVYKNGDIEAFLELHIEQGPVLETKNKPVGIVSGISGPIWLTVTLEGFAGHAGSVPMPLRQDAMVGASEIITKFDQLIKEEGQETTVGTVGSVQVFPNSRNIIPEKVEFTMDLRDIDLEHRTMLEKKLYTIIEEAAFTYKLTYTITEDTRSEPRYCADWIKAIMSEEDKELGYESPVLMSGPFHDALFMSYISDYGMIFVRCEKGISHNPLEFAEMDDIEKGVQLLYQTAVRIAMDEKG; encoded by the coding sequence ATGGGGATTAACCGCGATCGTTTACAGAGTCATCTTGAAGAATTAGCTAAGATCGGAAAGATTGGTGAAACAGGTGTTTGTCGTCTAGCGCATTCGAAGGAAGATCGAAAAGCAGTTGAGGTCGTGAAGGGGTGGATGGAAGCGGCTGGTTTGGAAGCAAGAATCGATGGTTTTGGGAATTTAATAGGAAGGATAGATGGCTCTGAAAAGGACAAGCCAATTCTTATGCTCGGATCTCACATCGACTCTCAGCCGTATGGCGGGCGCTTTGACGGAACAGCCGGCGCACTTGGCGCAATTGAGGTTGTACATACGATGAAAGATAACGGCATCACACCGAAACGAACGATTGAGGTGATTTGTTTTTCAGATGAAGAAGGTTCCCGTTTTAACAAAGGTGTCTTCGGTGTGAGAGCACTTGCTGGCCTGCTAGAGGAAGGTGAACTTGAGAGGAAAGATAAGAATGGAATGACGCGAAAAGAAGCACTGAAAGAATTCGGTGTCGAACCTGATCTCACAGAAAGTCCCGTCTACAAAAATGGAGACATTGAGGCATTCTTAGAGCTTCATATTGAGCAAGGACCTGTCTTAGAAACTAAAAATAAACCTGTTGGAATTGTTTCAGGAATTTCAGGACCAATCTGGCTAACCGTCACGCTTGAAGGATTTGCTGGCCATGCTGGCTCCGTTCCGATGCCATTACGGCAAGATGCCATGGTCGGAGCGAGTGAGATTATTACAAAATTTGATCAACTCATTAAAGAAGAAGGGCAAGAAACAACCGTCGGAACCGTTGGAAGTGTCCAGGTATTTCCCAACTCTCGTAACATTATTCCGGAGAAAGTGGAATTTACGATGGATTTACGTGATATCGACCTTGAACATCGCACGATGCTCGAAAAAAAGCTCTACACGATTATTGAAGAAGCTGCATTCACTTACAAGCTCACGTACACGATTACGGAAGACACCAGGAGTGAACCACGCTATTGTGCAGATTGGATCAAAGCAATCATGAGCGAAGAAGATAAAGAACTCGGTTACGAATCGCCCGTTTTAATGAGCGGTCCATTCCATGATGCTCTTTTTATGTCGTATATCAGTGACTACGGAATGATTTTCGTTCGATGTGAGAAAGGGATCAGTCATAATCCGCTTGAATTTGCGGAAATGGATGATATTGAGAAGGGGGTTCAATTGCTTTATCAGACAGCAGTGCGGATTGCGATGGATGAGAAGGGTTGA
- a CDS encoding polysaccharide deacetylase family protein, translating into MRKIHLILFVLLAVFGSLVGSGWNEIGGTELIPSQEESSSTVEASISEDSDAEERLNEKKLRDERFTESVKIASAKQIPVLTYHHVLKKNELKDRHYDQEGNLSSTIVLLEDFKKQMKVLHDNGYFTLTLDEFERYIINKMDVPKNSVLLTFDDGHKNNYIEAYPVLKEYGFHAVEFLITSRNNDQTEPYDSITNQYLSYEEIEASSDVYEFASHTNRFHNHEEDGTAFLISKSLPEIEEDVETSIEQIGDTNALAYPYGAYDEETMEAISLVGIDLAFTVQAGYVAPGDDIFQIHRNSVRPYHSIEDFKELLQPS; encoded by the coding sequence ATGAGGAAAATACACCTAATTTTGTTTGTTTTACTTGCTGTTTTCGGGAGTTTAGTAGGATCAGGCTGGAATGAGATAGGCGGGACTGAACTTATACCTTCACAAGAAGAAAGCAGTTCGACCGTTGAAGCATCTATTTCCGAAGATAGTGATGCAGAAGAACGACTAAACGAGAAAAAGCTTAGAGATGAAAGATTTACAGAATCCGTTAAGATCGCTTCCGCTAAGCAAATTCCTGTCTTAACCTACCATCATGTTCTTAAAAAAAATGAATTGAAAGACCGACATTATGATCAAGAAGGAAACTTATCCAGTACAATTGTTTTATTGGAAGACTTTAAAAAACAAATGAAAGTTCTGCATGATAATGGATACTTTACGTTGACATTAGATGAATTCGAGAGATACATCATTAATAAAATGGATGTTCCTAAAAATAGTGTTTTGCTAACGTTTGATGATGGCCATAAAAATAACTACATAGAGGCTTATCCAGTACTTAAAGAATATGGGTTTCATGCAGTTGAGTTTTTGATTACTAGTCGGAACAATGATCAAACCGAACCCTATGATTCAATAACCAATCAATATTTGAGTTATGAGGAAATTGAGGCATCGAGCGATGTTTATGAGTTTGCTAGTCATACTAATCGTTTTCATAATCACGAAGAGGATGGGACCGCGTTTTTAATTTCAAAATCGCTTCCTGAAATCGAAGAAGATGTCGAAACAAGTATTGAACAAATAGGAGATACAAACGCACTCGCATATCCGTACGGAGCTTATGATGAAGAAACCATGGAAGCTATAAGTCTTGTAGGAATAGATTTAGCTTTCACCGTACAAGCAGGCTACGTCGCCCCAGGAGATGATATATTCCAAATTCATCGTAATTCGGTTAGACCTTATCACTCGATTGAAGATTTCAAGGAACTACTTCAACCAAGCTAA
- a CDS encoding M28 family peptidase, producing the protein MQKKAITVALATGLVLSPMSFSVDAAKPAPNEQADHAFDNKVIKKISSENMYNNIALLSKQPRAAGTEGEYQAVQYIKSEFERYGYETELQPFTIQEWDGGSSSLAINDQVFAGDVHTFEGSINDRVSGSLVYVGLGSKDEVGDDVAGKIALIERGSYSFYEKIQNVYDKGAIGVIMFNGEGRSGNSFGYAYEGQDIPAVGITREAGLQLVEQLNKEDVQATVSVENAGTVDKTSYNVIAKKEPHPNKDTGQIVTVGAHHDSVPNGPGANDDASGVAATLELARIMAKTPTDTELRFVTFGAEEKGLIGSYYYADSLTDEEIENTVAHFQMDMVGSRDAGELIMFTPDGEKNLVTDLGASAGARISGAVDYGELGRSDHVPFFLKGIPAALFIHAPLEPWYHTPEDTIDKISKEKLQNVAEIVGAAVYQVARPDTPALEKARVAPNPADYDFDDRPL; encoded by the coding sequence TTGCAAAAGAAAGCGATTACAGTAGCACTGGCGACGGGGTTGGTTCTCAGTCCAATGTCTTTCTCAGTTGATGCGGCGAAGCCTGCTCCGAATGAACAAGCTGACCATGCGTTTGACAACAAAGTGATTAAAAAAATCAGTAGTGAAAACATGTATAACAACATTGCCCTCTTATCAAAGCAACCTCGTGCAGCTGGTACGGAAGGGGAGTACCAAGCTGTTCAGTACATAAAAAGCGAGTTTGAGCGCTATGGGTATGAGACTGAATTGCAGCCGTTTACCATTCAAGAGTGGGATGGTGGATCTTCATCGCTTGCCATTAATGATCAAGTCTTTGCTGGCGATGTTCATACGTTTGAAGGTTCAATCAACGATCGTGTCTCAGGATCGCTCGTCTATGTCGGACTTGGCTCTAAGGATGAAGTGGGTGATGACGTTGCGGGGAAGATTGCATTAATTGAGCGCGGTTCTTATAGTTTTTATGAAAAAATCCAGAACGTCTACGATAAAGGAGCGATTGGCGTTATTATGTTTAATGGCGAAGGACGCTCTGGGAATTCATTTGGCTATGCTTATGAAGGACAAGATATTCCAGCTGTAGGAATTACAAGAGAAGCGGGTCTTCAACTTGTGGAACAGCTGAATAAGGAAGACGTACAAGCCACTGTAAGTGTAGAAAACGCTGGGACTGTTGATAAGACATCCTATAACGTGATTGCGAAAAAAGAGCCTCATCCGAATAAAGACACCGGGCAAATTGTGACAGTTGGCGCCCATCACGATTCTGTTCCAAATGGACCTGGAGCAAACGATGATGCTTCAGGAGTAGCTGCTACGCTAGAGCTAGCGAGAATTATGGCGAAAACGCCTACGGATACGGAACTTCGATTTGTCACATTTGGTGCGGAAGAAAAAGGGTTAATCGGCTCTTATTACTATGCGGACTCATTAACAGATGAGGAGATTGAAAATACAGTCGCTCATTTCCAAATGGATATGGTAGGGAGTCGCGATGCAGGAGAACTAATCATGTTCACTCCTGATGGAGAGAAGAATCTCGTCACTGATCTTGGTGCTTCAGCTGGAGCGAGGATTTCAGGCGCAGTTGATTATGGTGAGCTCGGTCGAAGCGATCACGTGCCTTTCTTTCTAAAAGGAATTCCAGCGGCTCTCTTTATTCACGCTCCGCTTGAGCCGTGGTACCATACTCCTGAAGATACAATTGATAAAATTAGCAAAGAGAAGCTTCAGAATGTAGCGGAAATTGTTGGAGCCGCCGTCTATCAAGTGGCACGACCAGATACGCCAGCTCTTGAAAAAGCACGCGTGGCACCAAATCCAGCAGACTATGATTTTGATGACAGGCCATTGTAA
- a CDS encoding ankyrin repeat domain-containing protein → MKRKLLWMLLMPMLIVIAACSELNRDKTTSESHKEASAENQGTDTDVLTEEDQLWQLLYQNRSDETTLKEMEDLFHDGVSPDTVNNDGVSPITYAVMEGDSKLVEFLLLNGVEVHDHEESDHDGDAEVNHEKNENLLEVAVEQENNEIVDLLLKMGAHFEIGNEEMLVKAVKEENIELIKILLHNGYNPNLEIEVEGEHYTLLTYSIVQGNEEIITLLLDSGANPNFTVEKNEESALAIAVTEEKSTELVSLLLGRGGDANTRYEGKPLLFEAIKQDNTSLVEAFLVAGALPSSIEESEEAFAIAEESDHTAVAELLQQYGW, encoded by the coding sequence ATGAAGCGAAAGTTACTTTGGATGCTCCTTATGCCCATGTTGATTGTGATAGCGGCATGTTCTGAATTAAATCGAGATAAAACGACGTCTGAATCACATAAAGAAGCTAGTGCAGAAAACCAAGGAACAGACACCGACGTTCTTACGGAAGAAGACCAATTGTGGCAACTTCTCTATCAGAATCGTTCAGATGAAACGACATTAAAGGAAATGGAAGATCTTTTTCATGATGGCGTATCACCGGATACAGTAAATAATGATGGCGTATCACCAATTACTTACGCGGTCATGGAAGGAGACAGCAAGCTCGTCGAGTTCCTGCTTCTGAACGGGGTAGAAGTACATGATCATGAAGAATCGGATCACGATGGGGATGCTGAAGTGAACCATGAGAAAAATGAGAACCTTCTAGAAGTAGCAGTCGAACAAGAAAATAACGAAATTGTTGACTTGCTATTAAAAATGGGTGCTCATTTTGAAATCGGAAATGAGGAAATGTTAGTCAAAGCTGTAAAGGAAGAAAACATCGAGCTCATCAAAATTTTATTACACAATGGTTATAATCCTAACCTTGAAATAGAAGTGGAAGGCGAACATTATACTCTATTAACTTATTCCATCGTTCAAGGAAATGAAGAAATAATTACGCTACTTCTTGATTCTGGAGCAAATCCAAACTTTACGGTTGAAAAAAATGAGGAAAGTGCGCTAGCTATTGCAGTTACTGAAGAAAAGTCTACTGAACTAGTTTCCTTGCTATTAGGTAGAGGCGGCGATGCGAATACTCGTTACGAAGGGAAACCATTGCTGTTTGAAGCAATCAAACAAGACAACACTTCTCTTGTTGAAGCATTCCTCGTAGCTGGAGCGCTTCCTTCTTCCATTGAGGAAAGTGAAGAGGCATTTGCGATAGCTGAAGAGAGCGATCATACTGCGGTGGCAGAGCTCCTTCAGCAATATGGATGGTGA
- a CDS encoding transposase: MGQVAILFSRSNIHEMVRKPRTWLPNHFYHIVSRGNRKELLFKDERDYRTFLYILQQVFETHPFELASYCLMNNHYHLQLRSKEQPISKIMSLVNKRYATYFNGRYELTGHVFEKRYFDEPLNTPANMLEVSRYIHLNPVKAKLVLQPADYPWSSYRYYGVKAPLKKSYLNILPLVEGYPGTLFQKKKHYCDYVSAREELITASPLSK, from the coding sequence ATGGGGCAAGTGGCCATTCTATTCTCACGTAGCAACATTCACGAGATGGTGAGAAAACCGAGAACCTGGCTCCCGAACCATTTTTATCACATCGTAAGTCGAGGAAACCGAAAAGAGCTCCTGTTTAAAGACGAGAGAGATTACCGCACGTTTTTGTATATCCTTCAGCAAGTCTTCGAAACACACCCATTTGAATTAGCTTCTTATTGTTTAATGAATAATCACTATCACCTCCAACTTCGATCTAAAGAACAGCCAATTTCAAAAATCATGTCTCTTGTGAATAAGCGTTATGCAACCTATTTTAATGGAAGGTATGAGTTGACCGGTCACGTTTTTGAGAAACGTTATTTTGATGAGCCGCTCAACACCCCTGCGAATATGTTAGAAGTTAGTCGCTATATTCATCTAAACCCAGTGAAAGCAAAGCTCGTCTTACAACCAGCAGATTATCCATGGTCCAGCTATCGCTATTATGGTGTGAAAGCTCCCTTGAAAAAATCTTACCTCAACATACTTCCATTAGTAGAAGGCTACCCAGGGACACTCTTTCAAAAGAAAAAACACTACTGTGATTATGTGTCCGCAAGAGAGGAACTCATTACGGCATCTCCCTTATCAAAATAA
- the panF gene encoding sodium/pantothenate symporter, which produces MNWDVVIPLLIFLVIIFLIGFYASTHLKSTSNFLQEYFLGSRELGGFILAMTMVSTYGSASSFIGGPGVAYTMGLGWVLLSMTQLATGYFVLSVLGKKFAIMARKIRAVTLIDFLKERYQSKGVVILSALSIIIFLFSAMAAQWIGGARLIESLTGLPYTGALFLFAASVLVYVIIGGFRAVAITDTVQGVVMFGGTLVILIGTVVAGGGVENIITTLGAENPDLISPFGADQSLTPLYVSSFWILVGVGVVGLPQVAVRAMSYKSSKGMHRALIIGTIVVGVIMLGMHLTGVFARAVLPGIEVGDTVMPRIALEVLPSWLAGIVLAAPMAAIMSTVDSLLLLVSSAIVKDIYLNYVKPEASDQTIKRFSVGVTAVLGVLVFAMAVNPPELLIWLNLFSFGGLEAAFIWPVVMGLYWKQGNASGAMASILVGVGSYIGFHTFMPNAFGMHTVVLPVLLSLFGYVSVSLLTTKKHAAVQKEVLLRLWRA; this is translated from the coding sequence ATGAACTGGGACGTCGTGATTCCACTCCTTATCTTTCTCGTTATCATTTTTTTGATCGGGTTCTATGCTTCTACCCATTTGAAATCAACATCGAACTTTTTACAGGAGTATTTTCTTGGAAGCCGTGAGCTTGGTGGATTTATCCTTGCAATGACGATGGTTTCTACATATGGAAGTGCAAGTAGCTTCATTGGTGGTCCTGGTGTTGCTTATACAATGGGACTTGGCTGGGTCCTCTTATCGATGACTCAGCTCGCCACTGGTTATTTTGTATTATCCGTGCTCGGGAAAAAGTTTGCCATTATGGCTCGGAAAATTCGAGCGGTTACGTTAATTGATTTCCTAAAGGAGCGTTATCAGAGTAAAGGCGTGGTTATTTTATCTGCGCTTAGCATTATCATTTTCTTGTTTTCTGCGATGGCTGCTCAGTGGATTGGTGGTGCGCGGCTCATTGAATCGTTAACGGGCCTACCTTATACGGGAGCGCTGTTTCTTTTTGCCGCCTCGGTTCTTGTCTACGTTATTATCGGTGGATTTAGGGCGGTAGCGATTACGGATACAGTTCAGGGCGTTGTGATGTTCGGTGGAACACTAGTCATTCTTATCGGAACAGTCGTTGCTGGCGGAGGTGTTGAAAATATCATCACGACGCTAGGGGCTGAAAATCCGGATTTGATCTCTCCATTTGGCGCTGATCAATCTCTGACGCCGCTCTACGTCTCATCTTTTTGGATTTTGGTAGGTGTCGGTGTTGTTGGGTTGCCACAAGTGGCTGTCCGAGCCATGTCTTATAAAAGTTCAAAAGGTATGCATCGCGCTCTCATTATCGGAACAATCGTCGTAGGTGTGATCATGCTTGGAATGCACCTCACCGGCGTATTTGCACGTGCCGTTTTACCTGGAATTGAAGTTGGCGATACGGTAATGCCGAGAATTGCACTAGAGGTGCTACCATCCTGGCTTGCTGGGATTGTTCTAGCAGCTCCAATGGCTGCAATCATGTCGACAGTCGACTCTCTGTTACTTCTCGTTAGTTCTGCGATCGTGAAAGACATTTACTTGAATTATGTGAAGCCTGAAGCCAGTGATCAAACGATCAAGCGATTTAGCGTAGGAGTGACCGCAGTATTAGGCGTATTGGTATTTGCGATGGCCGTAAATCCACCTGAACTTCTTATCTGGTTAAATTTGTTTTCGTTTGGGGGACTTGAAGCGGCCTTTATTTGGCCAGTGGTTATGGGACTCTACTGGAAGCAAGGAAATGCGAGTGGTGCAATGGCATCCATTCTTGTTGGTGTTGGCAGTTATATTGGCTTTCATACGTTTATGCCAAATGCGTTCGGGATGCACACTGTAGTGTTGCCGGTGTTGCTGTCGCTTTTTGGTTATGTGAGCGTCAGTTTGCTAACGACGAAGAAGCATGCGGCGGTGCAGAAGGAAGTGCTCTTGAGATTGTGGAGAGCGTGA
- a CDS encoding 2-hydroxyacid dehydrogenase → MKPKVYLTRKLPDEIANCLREKCELRMWESEEEPVPHDVLEQEIQEVDGLFCMLTEEIDRSLLEKASKLKVVANMAVGYNNIDIKTAKEKGVVVTNTPGVLTETTADLTFALLMATARRIPEASTYLREGKWEAWTPMQLTGQDIHGATLGIVGMGRIGESVAKRAKGFDMNVLYHNRRRNQEAEEKMDLQFAELEQLLKESDFVCVLTPLTSETKNLIGVKELRMMKETAILINTARGGIVNEEALYHALKDGDIWAAGLDVFVEEPVSLNHPLLSLSNVVTLPHIGSASRKTRLKMAEMAMMNLLKVLNGEKPPHQVE, encoded by the coding sequence TTGAAACCTAAAGTCTATCTGACGCGAAAATTACCAGATGAAATTGCTAATTGTCTACGTGAGAAATGTGAGTTGCGGATGTGGGAGTCAGAGGAAGAACCTGTACCTCATGATGTTCTTGAGCAAGAAATACAAGAGGTGGATGGACTTTTTTGTATGTTAACAGAGGAAATTGATCGCTCGCTTTTAGAAAAGGCATCTAAATTAAAAGTAGTAGCGAATATGGCAGTAGGTTATAACAATATCGATATTAAAACAGCTAAAGAAAAGGGAGTTGTTGTGACGAATACACCAGGTGTGCTGACGGAAACGACAGCTGACTTAACTTTTGCTTTATTGATGGCAACAGCTCGAAGAATACCAGAAGCTTCCACCTATTTGCGTGAAGGGAAATGGGAAGCCTGGACGCCCATGCAGCTAACAGGTCAAGACATACACGGAGCAACGCTTGGAATTGTTGGTATGGGAAGAATCGGAGAATCCGTGGCGAAAAGAGCGAAAGGATTCGATATGAACGTTCTCTATCATAACCGTCGTAGAAATCAAGAAGCTGAAGAAAAAATGGATCTTCAATTTGCTGAACTCGAGCAGCTCTTAAAAGAATCTGATTTTGTCTGCGTCTTAACACCGTTAACCTCTGAGACGAAGAACTTAATTGGAGTGAAAGAACTAAGGATGATGAAAGAAACCGCTATTTTAATCAACACAGCAAGAGGGGGAATTGTTAACGAGGAAGCTCTATATCATGCGCTTAAGGACGGTGATATTTGGGCTGCTGGTTTAGATGTTTTCGTAGAAGAGCCCGTATCCCTCAATCATCCTCTTTTAAGCTTATCAAACGTAGTTACCCTGCCACATATCGGAAGTGCGAGTAGGAAAACAAGGCTTAAGATGGCAGAAATGGCTATGATGAATTTGTTAAAAGTGTTGAACGGCGAAAAACCCCCTCATCAGGTTGAATGA
- a CDS encoding acyl-CoA thioesterase, which translates to MSQNEHFSYPIRVRYSEIDGQKIVFNAHYSTYIDIATTEYFRHVLGDRLQQLADDHSFDPVLRNITLEFIKPAKLDDVLDVSCRVTKLGKSSFELRHTIMRNSELLVKAEVVQVNYDINSGKAQVIPRKIKETLSHFEKLDFSSF; encoded by the coding sequence ATGTCTCAAAACGAGCATTTTTCTTATCCCATACGCGTTCGCTATTCTGAGATTGACGGTCAAAAAATAGTTTTTAATGCCCATTATTCCACTTACATCGACATTGCTACGACCGAGTATTTCCGACATGTTCTTGGTGATCGGTTACAACAGCTTGCTGACGATCACTCATTTGATCCAGTATTAAGAAACATCACCCTTGAGTTCATAAAACCGGCGAAGTTAGATGACGTTCTTGACGTGTCTTGTCGCGTTACGAAGCTTGGGAAATCTAGTTTTGAACTGAGACATACGATTATGCGAAATAGTGAGCTACTAGTAAAGGCAGAAGTTGTACAAGTAAATTATGATATAAATAGTGGTAAAGCGCAGGTGATTCCTCGGAAAATTAAAGAAACACTGAGTCATTTTGAAAAGTTGGATTTCTCTTCATTTTAG